A window of Phycobacter azelaicus contains these coding sequences:
- a CDS encoding sensor histidine kinase: protein MTQYSPFQSWRRGAVLLAFAVAVAGLAAAVWVYGYRQALDSLAERSAADLALASDRVSTQLQIYQELAVLMADHPVLNALDTEEGRRAAAQRLREVADKTAALDVFYADRSGQVMASAEGVAGASVATEEYFKRAMQGALGTGQAVLLNEGKRAYFYAAPTFAVSGGVLGALVVVADVEDVEQTWRGSLPAVFFTNRSGEVFISNRPELLFWRRGDALPGGDAEQGEPVAFVERRVGPHEIWQISGSAYLPRQALHLTVDLPVIALQGEILVDVAPARRIAALQAAALAGLCLAFGTLLFLATERRRTLARANAVLETRVAARTEALEVTNSQLRREVRERQEAEAALKRAQEDLVQAGKLSALGQMSAGISHELNQPLMAIQQYAENGAAFLERENPDRAADNLGRIASMADRMARIIKNLRAFARNESEPMGRVDLVQVIDAAVELTAARLEADQVTLDWTAPTGGTPVLAWGGEVRLTQVFVNLINNAADAMLGQEDRAIAIVLRAGPRLRVEVRDIGPGIKEPEKMFEPFYSTKAVGSAEGLGLGLSISYGLVQSFGGHIRGSNTEHGAVFTVELDPWSEEGAA, encoded by the coding sequence ATGACGCAATACAGCCCGTTTCAATCCTGGCGCCGGGGAGCGGTCCTTTTAGCCTTTGCCGTGGCCGTTGCCGGTCTGGCGGCTGCGGTTTGGGTCTATGGCTACCGGCAGGCGCTGGACTCGCTGGCCGAACGCAGTGCGGCGGATCTGGCGCTGGCCTCTGATCGGGTCAGTACGCAACTTCAGATTTACCAGGAACTGGCGGTATTGATGGCCGACCACCCGGTTCTGAATGCGCTGGACACCGAGGAGGGGCGCCGTGCGGCCGCTCAGCGGCTGCGCGAAGTGGCGGACAAAACCGCTGCGCTGGATGTGTTTTATGCGGATCGATCCGGACAAGTCATGGCCTCGGCCGAGGGGGTGGCAGGAGCGTCGGTCGCCACAGAAGAGTATTTCAAACGCGCTATGCAGGGTGCGCTCGGCACCGGACAGGCGGTGCTGCTGAACGAGGGTAAGCGTGCCTATTTCTATGCTGCACCCACTTTCGCGGTCAGTGGCGGCGTGCTTGGCGCTCTGGTGGTCGTCGCCGATGTCGAGGATGTGGAGCAGACCTGGCGTGGTTCGCTTCCTGCAGTGTTCTTCACCAATCGCAGCGGCGAGGTCTTCATCTCCAACCGCCCCGAGCTGTTGTTCTGGCGTAGGGGCGATGCTTTGCCCGGGGGAGACGCCGAGCAGGGCGAGCCGGTCGCGTTTGTAGAGCGCAGAGTTGGCCCGCATGAGATCTGGCAGATCTCGGGCAGCGCCTATCTCCCCCGTCAGGCGCTGCATCTGACGGTGGATCTGCCGGTGATCGCCTTGCAGGGCGAAATCCTGGTGGATGTTGCGCCGGCCCGGCGCATTGCCGCGCTGCAGGCGGCGGCACTGGCGGGGCTGTGCCTTGCCTTTGGCACGCTTCTGTTCCTCGCAACCGAGCGGCGGCGGACCCTCGCCCGGGCCAATGCGGTTCTGGAAACACGGGTTGCCGCGCGCACCGAAGCCTTGGAGGTTACGAACAGCCAGCTGCGGCGCGAGGTGCGCGAGCGACAAGAGGCAGAGGCGGCCCTGAAACGCGCCCAGGAAGACCTTGTACAGGCGGGTAAGCTGTCGGCGCTGGGGCAGATGTCTGCAGGCATCAGTCACGAGCTGAACCAGCCTTTGATGGCAATCCAGCAATATGCGGAAAATGGCGCGGCCTTCCTTGAGCGGGAAAACCCGGACCGCGCAGCCGACAACCTTGGGCGTATTGCCAGCATGGCCGACCGAATGGCACGGATCATCAAGAACCTGCGTGCCTTTGCCCGCAATGAAAGCGAACCCATGGGGCGAGTCGATCTGGTGCAGGTGATCGATGCGGCGGTGGAGCTGACCGCCGCGCGGCTGGAGGCCGATCAGGTGACGCTGGACTGGACAGCGCCGACAGGCGGGACGCCTGTCTTAGCATGGGGCGGGGAGGTACGGCTGACGCAGGTATTCGTGAACCTGATCAACAACGCCGCCGATGCCATGCTGGGACAAGAGGACCGTGCGATTGCAATCGTGCTTCGCGCGGGGCCGCGCCTGCGTGTCGAGGTGCGCGACATCGGCCCCGGCATCAAGGAGCCGGAAAAGATGTTCGAGCCTTTCTATTCCACCAAGGCGGTGGGCAGCGCCGAGGGGCTTGGCCTTGGCCTGTCGATCTCTTATGGGCTGGTACAGAGTTTCGGCGGTCATATCCGTGGTAGCAACACCGAACACGGCGCGGTCTTTACCGTCGAACTGGATCCCTGGAGCGAGGAAGGTGCCGCATGA